A genomic window from Vitis riparia cultivar Riparia Gloire de Montpellier isolate 1030 chromosome 18, EGFV_Vit.rip_1.0, whole genome shotgun sequence includes:
- the LOC117906577 gene encoding tRNA (carboxymethyluridine(34)-5-O)-methyltransferase yields the protein MVFNAARLKKCFCQSFGAFTLPITFNDTTCYPGIFKTRREGKVGMASSLCTLVSDGESHTQPSLIVSQDQICPVSNVQSTPEIEKKYVHHVYDAIAPHFSSTRFAKWPKVATFLKSLPSGSLVLDAGCGNGKYLGLSPDCFFIGCDISAPLINICADRDHEVVVADAVNLPYRTGFGDAAISIAVLHHLSTESRRKKAIQELVRVVKKGGLVLITVWAVEQEDRSLVTKWTPLSQKYVEEWIGPSSPRIRSPSSFTLESIPETEENGSGEHLKDLKEISNENLQDTMHSTCQTEDDSMTFKIKKNIESHQEYFVPWHLPYHRAEVSGASACALATGLAKKDDKKGAVVYNRYYHVFSEGELERLVSGMDNAVIVDQFFDKSNWCISLEKTL from the exons ATGGTCTTCAATGCTGCAAGATTAAAGAAATGCTTTTGTCAATCTTTTGGAGCCTTTACCCTACCCATTACTTTTAATGATACTACCTGTTATCCAGGAATTTTCAAAACCAGGAGAGAAGGTAAAGTAGGTATGGCCTCAAGTTTGTGCACTCTTGTATCTGATGGAGAATCACATACCCAGCCTTCTCTAATAGTCAGCCAGGACCAGATATGTCCAGTCTCAAATGTTCAATCCACTCcagaaattgaaaagaaatatgTCCACCATGTTTATGATGCAATTGCTCCACATTTCAGTTCTACCCGCTTTGCCAAGTGGCCAAAAGTTGCCACCTTTTTGAAATCCCTGCCTTCTGGATCTCTTGTCTTGGATGCAGGATGTGGAAATGGGAAGTATTTGGGTTTAAGTCCAGATTGCTTTTTTATAGGATGTGATATAAGTGCTCCTCTTATCAATATATGTGCTGATAGGGATCATGAAGTTGTGGTTGCTGATGCTGTAAATCTTCCTTATAGAACTGGTTTTGGTGATGCAGCAATCTCTATCGCTGTGTTACATCACCTAAGTACAGAGAGTAGGAGAAAGAAGGCAATCCAAGAATTAGTCAGAGTTGTTAAAAAGGGTGGGTTAGTTCTAATAACGGTTTGGGCTGTGGAGCAAGAGGATAGATCATTGGTTACCAAATGGACTCCTCTTTCTCAGAAGTATGTGGAGGAGTGGATAGGACCAAGTAGTCCCCGCATTCGTAGTCCTTCATCCTTCACTCTGGAAAGTATCCCTGAAACAGAAGAGAATGGTTCAGGAGAGCACTTAAAAGATTTGAAGGAGATTTCCAATGAGAACTTGCAGGATACTATGCATTCAACCTGTCAAACTGAAGATGATTCaatgacttttaaaattaaaaaaaatattgagagcCATCAGGAATATTTTGTACCTTGGCACCTACCTTACCATCGTGCAGAAGTCAGTGGTGCTTCTGCTTGTGCTCTTGCAACTGGCCTGGCAAAGAAAGATGATAAAAAGGGTGCCGTAGTTTACAATAGATATTACCACGTGTTCAGTGAAGGCGAACTTGAAAG GTTGGTATCTGGTATGGACAATGCAGTCATTGTTGACCAATTTTTTGACAAATCAAATTGGTGTATTAGCCTTGAGAAAACATTATGA
- the LOC117905903 gene encoding aminotransferase ALD1, chloroplastic-like isoform X1, whose protein sequence is MYHAQLSLCISMPYSISLQPQMIQTNLAPQNGRRVGHGTKVPRNINMERLRNGYLFSEICRRELEHTQKYPHAKLIKLGIGDTTEPIPDIITSAMAEHAHALSTIRGYRGYGAEQGNMELRNAIAQTFYRDMGIKANEVFVSDGAQCDISRIQMLLGSNVTVAVQDPSFPAYMDSSVIIGQSGNFKEETGKYENILYMNCGPESNFFPDLSNTPRTDIIFLCSPNNPTGHAASRQQLEQLVEFAKANGSIIIHDSAYAAYITDESPRSIFEIPGGREVAIEISSFSKFAGFTGVRLGWTVVPEELLYSNGFPVIKDYNRIVCTCFNGASSIAQAGGLACLSSDGYLAMNAVLDYYKENAKIIIDTFTSLGLKVYGGKNAPYMWVHFPGLRSWDVFNEILEKTHIITVPGRGFGPGGEGYIRVSAFGQRESVIEASRRLKNLLK, encoded by the exons ATGTATCATGCTCAACTTTCCTTGTGCATTAGCATGCCTTATTCAATTTCTCTGCAACCTCAAATGATTCAGACCAA CTTGGCGCCTCAAAATGGGAGGAGAGTTG GTCATGGCACAAAAGTCCCACGCAATATCAATATGGAGCGTCTGCGAAATGGATATTTGTTTTCTGAG ATATGCAGACGTGAGCTTGAACACACTCAGAAGTACCCACATGCAAAGTTGATAAAACTTGGAATTGGTGATACGACAGAGCCTATACCGGACATTATTACATCAGCTATGGCTGAG CATGCACATGCTTTATCAACTATTAGAGGTTATAGAGGGTATGGAGCTGAGCAAGGCAACATG GAATTAAGGAATGCAATTGCACAAACATTCTACAGAGATATGGGTATCAAAGCAAATGAGGTTTTTGTATCAGATGGGGCGCAATGTGATATTTCTCGTATCCAG ATGCTTCTGGGATCCAATGTAACAGTGGCTGTGCAGGATCCATCTTTTCCG GCATATATGGATTCCAGTGTTATAATTGGTCAATCTGGAAACTTCAAAGAGGAGACCGGAAAGTATGAGAACATTTTGTACATGAACTGTGGACCTGAGAGTAATTTTTTTCCAGACCTGTCAAATACTCCAAGGACAGATATAATTTTCTTATGCTCTCCAAACAATCCAACTGGTCATGCTGCATCCCGGCAGCAATTGGAGCAACTGGTGGAGTTTGCAAAAGCAAATGGGTCAATTATCATACACGATTCTGCATATGCTGCTTATATAACAGATGAGAGCCCAAGATCAATCTTTGAAATTCCTGGTGGCAGAGAG GTTGCAATTGAAATATCATCGTTCTCCAAATTTGCTGGGTTCACGGGTGTTCGCCTTGGTTGGACAGTGGTTCCTGAAGAGCTGTTATATTCAAATGGGTTTCCAGTCATAAAGGACTATAATCGCATTGTGTGCACCTGTTTCAATGGTGCATCCAGCATAGCTCAGGCTGGTGGTCTAGCATGCCTTTCCTCAGATGGTTACCTG GCCATGAACGCAGTCCTTGATTACTACAAGGAGAATGCCAAAATAATCATCGACACATTTACATCACTTGGATTGAAGGTATATGGGGGCAAAAATGCACCATACATGTGGGTTCATTTTCCAGGCTTAAGATCTTGGGATGTATTCAATGAGATTCTGGAGAAAACGCACATAATAACTGTTCCTGGAAGGGGATTTGGTCCTGGTGGTGAAGGGTACATTAGAGTGAGCGCATTTGGGCAGAGAGAGTCTGTAATTGAAGCTTCAAGGAGGCtgaaaaatcttttgaaataa
- the LOC117905903 gene encoding aminotransferase ALD1, chloroplastic-like isoform X2: MERLRNGYLFSEICRRELEHTQKYPHAKLIKLGIGDTTEPIPDIITSAMAEHAHALSTIRGYRGYGAEQGNMELRNAIAQTFYRDMGIKANEVFVSDGAQCDISRIQMLLGSNVTVAVQDPSFPAYMDSSVIIGQSGNFKEETGKYENILYMNCGPESNFFPDLSNTPRTDIIFLCSPNNPTGHAASRQQLEQLVEFAKANGSIIIHDSAYAAYITDESPRSIFEIPGGREVAIEISSFSKFAGFTGVRLGWTVVPEELLYSNGFPVIKDYNRIVCTCFNGASSIAQAGGLACLSSDGYLAMNAVLDYYKENAKIIIDTFTSLGLKVYGGKNAPYMWVHFPGLRSWDVFNEILEKTHIITVPGRGFGPGGEGYIRVSAFGQRESVIEASRRLKNLLK; the protein is encoded by the exons ATGGAGCGTCTGCGAAATGGATATTTGTTTTCTGAG ATATGCAGACGTGAGCTTGAACACACTCAGAAGTACCCACATGCAAAGTTGATAAAACTTGGAATTGGTGATACGACAGAGCCTATACCGGACATTATTACATCAGCTATGGCTGAG CATGCACATGCTTTATCAACTATTAGAGGTTATAGAGGGTATGGAGCTGAGCAAGGCAACATG GAATTAAGGAATGCAATTGCACAAACATTCTACAGAGATATGGGTATCAAAGCAAATGAGGTTTTTGTATCAGATGGGGCGCAATGTGATATTTCTCGTATCCAG ATGCTTCTGGGATCCAATGTAACAGTGGCTGTGCAGGATCCATCTTTTCCG GCATATATGGATTCCAGTGTTATAATTGGTCAATCTGGAAACTTCAAAGAGGAGACCGGAAAGTATGAGAACATTTTGTACATGAACTGTGGACCTGAGAGTAATTTTTTTCCAGACCTGTCAAATACTCCAAGGACAGATATAATTTTCTTATGCTCTCCAAACAATCCAACTGGTCATGCTGCATCCCGGCAGCAATTGGAGCAACTGGTGGAGTTTGCAAAAGCAAATGGGTCAATTATCATACACGATTCTGCATATGCTGCTTATATAACAGATGAGAGCCCAAGATCAATCTTTGAAATTCCTGGTGGCAGAGAG GTTGCAATTGAAATATCATCGTTCTCCAAATTTGCTGGGTTCACGGGTGTTCGCCTTGGTTGGACAGTGGTTCCTGAAGAGCTGTTATATTCAAATGGGTTTCCAGTCATAAAGGACTATAATCGCATTGTGTGCACCTGTTTCAATGGTGCATCCAGCATAGCTCAGGCTGGTGGTCTAGCATGCCTTTCCTCAGATGGTTACCTG GCCATGAACGCAGTCCTTGATTACTACAAGGAGAATGCCAAAATAATCATCGACACATTTACATCACTTGGATTGAAGGTATATGGGGGCAAAAATGCACCATACATGTGGGTTCATTTTCCAGGCTTAAGATCTTGGGATGTATTCAATGAGATTCTGGAGAAAACGCACATAATAACTGTTCCTGGAAGGGGATTTGGTCCTGGTGGTGAAGGGTACATTAGAGTGAGCGCATTTGGGCAGAGAGAGTCTGTAATTGAAGCTTCAAGGAGGCtgaaaaatcttttgaaataa
- the LOC117906576 gene encoding uncharacterized protein LOC117906576 — protein sequence MENESSTEKNVVNSSTPEKEGEVCYPQKDHGEQMKALRISEESPNPDSDEGLDDSNNMVDDSKELGSENKKEMNQDDLNNQVDESKELESENKSETYQDIKENLSEEKEPEPVFDGTEIPGMEASRSMSTRPLDLDTETQGSAWPEKAVALKNFVKEKGTVAVSSVLRVLSGKTDEDVHAAQDDEDKNKTGVKEVVDSPKEGEAKEASQKPVERSAWNPLNYIKISREVDAENKTEQKEEIIEEPARPVGMKGRIILYTRLGCQESKEVRRFLLQRRLRYVEINIDVYPSRKLELEKIAGSCAVPKLFFNEVLIGGLNEVKGLDQSGKLDEKINYVISEAPSFEAPLPPLSGEDDLSSSGAIDELAAIVLKMKESIVVKDRFYRMRRFTNCFLGSEAVDFISEDQYLEREEAIEFGRKLASKHFFQNVLDENDFEDGNHLYRFLDHDPVVSSQCHNFLRGILDVKPKPIIEIASRLRFLSYAIFEAYTSEDGKHVDYRSIHGSEEFARYLRIVEELQRVDLQDMPREEKLAFFINLYNMMAIHGILVWGFPVGPLERRKLLGEFKYVVGGCTYSLSVIANGILRGNQRPPYNLIKPFGMRDRRAKVALPYPEPLIHFALVFGTRSGPPLKCYSPGNIDQELVEAARNFVRSGGLILDVNAKVVSASKLLKWYSVDFGKNEVEVLKHAANYLEPTISEELLEVLATGQLKVIYQPYDWGLNC from the exons ATGGAAAATGAAAGCTCAACTGAGAAAAATGTGGTGAATTCTTCAACACCTGAAAAGGAGGGAGAAGTATGTTATCCACAGAAAGATCATGGAGAACAAATGAAAGCTTTGAGGATTAGTGAGGAAAGTCCCAATCCAGATAGTGATGAGGGTCTAGATGACTCGAATAACATGGTGGATGATAGTAAGGAATTGGGgtctgaaaataaaaaagaaatgaatcagGATGACTTGAATAACCAGGTTGATGAAAGTAAGGAATTGGAGTCTGAAAATAAAAGCGAAACATATCAGGATATCAAGGAAAATCTTAGTGAGGAGAAGGAACCAGAGCCTGTCTTTGATGGAACTGAGATTCCTGGGATGGAAGCTAGCAGGAGTATGTCTACCCGTCCTTTGGATCTTGACACAGAAACACAAGGTTCTGCTTGGCCTGAGAAGGCTGTAGCACTTAAAAACTTTGTCAAGGAGAAAGGTACAGTTGCAGTCTCTAGTGTTTTGCGTGTCCTTTCGGGGAAAACAGATGAGGATGTACATGCTGCTCAGGATGATGAAGATAAGAATAAAACTGGTGTTAAGGAGGTTGTAGATTCCCCCAAAGAAGGTGAAGCCAAAGAAGCATCTCAAAAACCAGTGGAACGGTCTGCATGGAATCCCCTAAACTATATTAAGATTTCGCGAGAAGTTGATGCAGAAAACAAAACCGAACAGAAGGAGGAAATCATTGAAGAACCTGCACGTCCAGTGGGTATGAAAGGAAGAATTATACTGTATACAAGATTAGGATGCCAGGAAAGTAAAGAGGTTCGGCGATTTCTACTTCAGAGAAGACTCAGATATGTTGAAATTAACATTGATGTGTACCCTAGCAGAAAGCTGGAGCTAGAAAAAATTGCAGGGTCTTGTGCTGTTCCGAAGTTGTTTTTTAATGAAGTCCTTATAGGGGGATTGAATGAGGTAAAGGGCCTTGATCAGTCTGGCAAGCTTGATGAGAAGATTAATTATGTGATTTCTGAAGCACCATCATTTGAAGCTCCTTTGCCACCACTTTCTGGTGAAGATGACTTGTCCAGTAGCGGGGCAATTGATGAACTAGCTGCTATTGTCCTCAAAATGAAAGAATCTATTGTTGTTAAGGACCGTTTTTATCGAATGCGCAGGTTCACTAACTGCTTTCTGGGCTCAGAAGCTGTGGATTTTATATCAGAAGATCAATACTTGGAAAGGGAAGAG GCTATTGAATTTGGGCGAAAACTTGCAAGTAAACACTTCTTCCAAAACGTTCTTGA TGAGAATGATTTTGAGGATGGCAACCATTTGTACCGGTTCTTGGACCATGATCCTGTAGTGTCGTCTCAGTGTCACAATTTCCTGAGGGGCATACTTGATGTGAAGCCAAAGCCTATAATAGAAATTGCATCAAGGCTTAGATTTTTGTCTTATGCTATCTTTGAAGCTTACACATCAGAAGATGGAAAGCATGTTGATTACAGAAGTATCCATGGGAGTGAGGAATTTGCTAG GTATTTGAGAATAGTTGAGGAGCTCCAGAGAGTAGATTTGCAGGATATGCCAAGGGAAGAGAAGCTTGCTTTCTTTATAAATCTCTACAACATGATGGCCATCCATGGAATATTGGTGTGGGGTTTTCCAGTTGGACCACTTGAGAGAAGGAAGCTTCTTGGAGAATTTAAATATGTTGTTGGTGGGTGCACCTATTCACTTTCTGTTATTGCAAATGGCATCTTAAGGGGCAACCAGCGACCACCATACAACCTCATTAAGCCATTTGGAATGAGAGACAGACGTGCCAAG GTGGCTCTTCCTTACCCGGAGCCTCTTATCCACTTTGCACTGGTTTTTGGTACCCGATCTGGCCCTCCTCTCAAATGCTACTCACCTGGGAACATTGATCAAGAATTGGTGGAAGCAGCCCGTAATTTTGTAAGAAGTGGAGGATTAATTCTAGATGTTAATGCAAAGGTCGTATCAGCCAGTAAGCTCCTAAAATG GTATAGTGTAGATTTTGGCAAGAACGAAGTTGAGGTATTAAAGCATGCAGCAAACTACTTGGAGCCAACCATCTCCGAAGAGTTACTGGAGGTGCTTGCTACCGGCCAGTTGAAAGTGATATATCAGCCTTATGACTGGGGATTGAACTGCTAG